One stretch of Streptomyces sp. NBC_01142 DNA includes these proteins:
- a CDS encoding MFS transporter, with protein sequence MKKRYALRRYVSGAAAARTGDEMSGPALLLAGLAVTGSASSASSLLAGLTISAAVGGPVFGVLLDRSARPGRLLTGALAVYASALVVILLSLGRLPVALTVLIAVFAGLLGPALSGGWTSQLPRVVSPGELPRANALDAMTFNFASLVGPALAGVVAGVSGASAGVIVSVVLICLALPAARALPAVRPAPTPAPTPVQGPAQGPAPVPTSVPGAVPAPPSVVADLAAGFRAIVRARPLARATAASVIACVAEGMLIACSPLLGERVLGGAGRGAILLSGIAVAALAANAVLSRHPALMRPDTVVWCSTLVLAAALLLAATARPALLVAAVVLAGIGEGPRLTALFAVRHREAPERLRSQIFTTGASLKLTGFAVGAGIAGPLAARSLPAALVAAAGFALLAALSYAPMRHWR encoded by the coding sequence ATGAAAAAGCGTTACGCGCTGAGGCGGTACGTCTCCGGCGCAGCCGCGGCCCGCACCGGCGACGAGATGTCGGGCCCGGCACTCTTGCTGGCGGGCCTCGCGGTCACAGGGTCGGCCTCCTCGGCATCGTCCCTGCTGGCGGGCCTCACGATCTCGGCGGCGGTCGGCGGCCCCGTCTTCGGCGTACTGCTCGACCGGTCCGCCAGGCCGGGTCGCCTGCTGACCGGGGCGCTCGCCGTCTATGCGTCGGCGCTCGTCGTGATCCTGCTGAGCCTCGGTCGTCTCCCGGTCGCCCTCACGGTCCTGATCGCGGTGTTCGCGGGCCTGCTGGGGCCGGCGCTGTCCGGCGGGTGGACCTCACAGCTGCCCCGCGTGGTCTCTCCCGGCGAGCTGCCGCGCGCGAACGCGCTCGACGCGATGACCTTCAACTTCGCAAGCCTGGTGGGCCCGGCGCTGGCCGGGGTCGTGGCGGGGGTGTCCGGGGCGTCGGCCGGTGTGATCGTGTCCGTCGTGCTGATCTGTCTCGCACTGCCCGCGGCCCGGGCGCTGCCTGCGGTCCGTCCGGCCCCCACCCCGGCCCCCACCCCGGTGCAGGGCCCGGCGCAGGGCCCGGCGCCCGTCCCGACGTCTGTGCCGGGGGCAGTGCCGGCGCCCCCGTCCGTCGTCGCGGACCTCGCCGCCGGATTCCGGGCCATCGTCCGCGCCCGGCCCCTGGCCCGCGCCACGGCCGCCTCGGTGATCGCCTGTGTGGCCGAGGGCATGCTGATCGCGTGCAGCCCACTGCTGGGAGAGCGGGTCCTCGGCGGGGCGGGCCGCGGGGCGATCCTCCTCTCCGGCATTGCCGTCGCGGCGCTCGCGGCCAACGCCGTACTCTCCCGCCACCCCGCACTGATGCGTCCGGACACCGTTGTCTGGTGCAGCACGCTCGTCCTCGCGGCCGCCCTTCTCCTCGCGGCCACCGCCCGACCCGCCCTGCTCGTCGCCGCGGTGGTGCTGGCCGGTATCGGCGAAGGACCGAGGCTCACCGCCCTGTTCGCGGTCCGCCACCGCGAGGCGCCCGAGCGTCTGCGGAGCCAGATCTTCACCACGGGCGCGAGCCTGAAGCTCACCGGATTCGCCGTGGGCGCGGGCATCGCCGGGCCGCTCGCCGCCCGGTCGCTACCCGCCGCGTTGGTCGCCGCTGCGGGGTTCGCGCTCCTTGCCGCCCTGAGCTACGCGCCGATGAGACATTGGCGATG
- a CDS encoding HAD domain-containing protein has translation MKPLLLIDIDGPLNPYAAKAQRRPQGYTTHRMHPSGWTDTKPLRVWLNPGHGAELLALAEWYEPVWATTWKGEANRWIGPQLGLPELPFIDWPQMHGKAPRGTFWKTQYILEYAAGRPFAWIDDDITAMDHEWVDQHHLTAALLLNIDPRLGLLRPDFDALADWAAAL, from the coding sequence ATGAAGCCTCTACTGCTGATCGACATCGACGGTCCGCTCAATCCGTACGCCGCGAAGGCGCAGCGCAGACCGCAGGGTTACACCACGCACCGGATGCACCCTTCGGGATGGACGGATACCAAGCCACTGCGCGTCTGGCTCAACCCCGGGCACGGGGCGGAGCTGCTCGCCCTGGCCGAGTGGTACGAACCGGTCTGGGCGACGACCTGGAAGGGCGAGGCCAATCGATGGATAGGCCCGCAACTGGGGCTTCCGGAGTTGCCGTTCATCGACTGGCCCCAGATGCACGGGAAGGCCCCTCGCGGGACCTTCTGGAAGACGCAGTACATCCTGGAGTACGCAGCCGGGCGGCCGTTCGCCTGGATCGACGACGACATCACGGCGATGGACCACGAATGGGTGGATCAACACCACCTGACCGCCGCCCTGTTGCTGAACATCGACCCGCGGCTCGGACTGCTCCGGCCGGACTTCGACGCGCTCGCGGACTGGGCGGCGGCTCTCTAG
- a CDS encoding CGNR zinc finger domain-containing protein, translating to MPSTNDDWSTRHSVQTNARRTAALINALSDENPAADTVALVLREHGETGPAKLSADDIAELRAAALLLREVFATDDVDVAAAVLNRLLAQSTGAVRLTSHGGRTPWHPHLDSDDDAPWGEWFLASSCMALTVLVWDRQRPPGGICASPSCRNVFLAQGSGPVRRYCSRRCATRERVAAHRRSRA from the coding sequence GTGCCGTCCACCAACGACGACTGGTCCACCCGGCATTCGGTGCAGACCAACGCCCGGCGAACCGCCGCCCTCATCAATGCCCTGTCCGACGAGAACCCGGCGGCGGACACGGTCGCCCTGGTGCTGCGCGAACACGGCGAGACCGGCCCGGCGAAGCTTTCCGCCGATGACATCGCGGAACTGCGCGCCGCCGCCCTGTTGCTGCGCGAGGTGTTCGCCACCGATGATGTCGATGTCGCCGCGGCCGTACTGAACCGCCTGCTGGCGCAGAGCACCGGCGCCGTCCGCCTCACCTCGCACGGCGGTCGCACCCCCTGGCACCCGCACCTCGACAGCGACGACGACGCGCCCTGGGGCGAATGGTTCCTCGCCTCGTCCTGTATGGCGCTGACCGTCCTCGTCTGGGACCGCCAGCGCCCGCCCGGCGGCATCTGCGCGTCGCCCAGCTGCCGGAACGTCTTTCTCGCGCAGGGCAGCGGCCCCGTACGCCGCTACTGCTCGCGCCGGTGCGCGACCCGTGAACGCGTGGCGGCCCACCGGCGCTCGCGCGCCTGA